A single genomic interval of Lolium rigidum isolate FL_2022 unplaced genomic scaffold, APGP_CSIRO_Lrig_0.1 contig_34223_1, whole genome shotgun sequence harbors:
- the LOC124681130 gene encoding protein ROOT PRIMORDIUM DEFECTIVE 1, which yields MLRRIAAFRPPPSRAAAAAPVGGANAGYSSKSTSLPQKQRRVRDHAFDGIMEVQKRVRRFLALHALLLYAASPTAPSGAFSAGGSGAVSVSFSRLGALARRQLRLSPLDAGQFMLRHPHAFHLFLHPVHRILHVRLTPRAAAALRLEADAITASRPAAILRLRKLLLLAPPHHRLRLENIHLLRRDLGLPDDFADSIIQSNPALFRLTPDGFVELVPSPDDPPDLTVAAVERSRERHYREHRSPGDGEEDARFAFPTRFPPGFKIGKYFRIAVWKWQRLPYASPYADVSGHDLRSLEAQRRMEKRAVAAVHELLSLTVEKRTTLERLALFRDALGVPKKIKEFLLKYQGIFYISTRGNQGKLHTVFLREAFYKGELLDSNEIHDARRKQEELLLMSPEKANLDRMFTSMGRGWDELGGGRRGGAELREKFLGDAGGRKRNNGGHDDDDDGADSGEDSGVESLYIE from the coding sequence ATGCTCCGTCGCATCGCCGCGTTCCGGCCGCCGCCgtcacgcgcggcggcggcggcgcccgtgGGCGGGGCCAACGCCGGCTACTCCTCCAAGTCCACCTCCCTCCCCCAGAAGCAGAGGCGCGTGCGCGACCACGCCTTCGACGGCATCATGGAGGTCCAGAAGCGCGTCCGCCGCTTCCTCGCGCTCCACGCCCTGCTCCTCTACGCCGCCTCCCCCACCGCGCCCTCGGGCGCCTTCTCCGCCGGCGGGAGCGGCGCGGTCTCCGTGTCCTTCTCCCGCCTCGGGGCcctcgcgcgccgccagctccgcctCTCGCCCCTCGACGCCGGCCAATTCATGCTGCGCCACCCGCACGCCTTCCACCTCTTCCTCCACCCCGTCCACCGCATCCTCCACGTGCGCctcaccccgcgcgccgccgccgccttgcgcCTCGAGGCCGACGCCATCACCGCCTCGCGCCCCGCCGCCATCCTCCGCCTCCgcaagctcctcctcctcgcgcccccgcaccaccgcctccgcctcgagAACATCCACCTCCTACGCCGCGACCTCGGTCTCCCCGACGATTTCGCCGACTCCATCATCCAATCCAACCCCGCCCTCTTCCGCCTCACTCCCGACGGCTTCGTCGAGCTTGTGCCCTCCCCTGACGACCCACCCgacctcaccgtcgccgccgtcgagcgCTCCCGGGAGCGCCACTACCGCGAGCACCGCTCTCCCGGGGATGGCGAGGAGGACGCGCGCTTCGCGTTCCCCACCCGCTTTCCGCCGGGCTTCAAGATCGGCAAGTACTTCCGGATTGCAGTTTGGAAATGGCAGCGGCTCCCCTACGCGTCCCCGTACGCGGACGTCTCTGGCCACGACCTGCGCTCGCTTGAGGCGCAGCGCCGCATGGAGAAGCGCGCTGTCGCGGCCGTCCATGAGCTGCTCTCTCTCACGGTTGAGAAGCGTACCACGCTGGAGCGTCTCGCCCTGTTCCGCGACGCCCTTGGTGTGCCCAAGAAGATCAAGGAGTTCTTGCTTAAGTACCAGGGCATATTTTACATATCCACAAGGGGAAACCAGGGAAAGCTGCACACTGTGTTCCTCAGGGAGGCATTCTACAAAGGGGAGCTTCTGGATTCCAATGAGATACATGATGCAAGGAGGAAACAGGAGGAGCTACTCTTGATGAGCCCAGAGAAggcgaatttggatcgcatgttcacCAGCATGGGTCGTGGATGGGATGAGCTTGGTGGTGGTCGTCGTGGTGGAGCAGAATTGAGGGAGAAGTTTCTTGGGGATGCTGGTGGCCGAAAGAGAAATAATGGtggtcatgatgatgatgatgatggtgccgATAGCGGGGAGGACTCAGGAGTCGAGTCACTCTACATCGAATGA
- the LOC124681126 gene encoding RHOMBOID-like protein 2 codes for MDANGAEKGRAAAAPAGPGAYGGYEGAGDRKWWPWLVPTVIVACIAVFVVEMWVNDCPKHGSALGPGQPCVAGFLRRFSFQPLRENPLLGPSSATLAKMGALDWNKVVHQNQGWRLISCIWLHAGLIHLLVNMLSLLFIGIRLEQQFGFVRIGAIYLVSGFGGSVLSALFLRSNNISVGASGALFGLLGSMLSELLMNWTIYSNKVAAIVTLLFIIVINVAIGILPHADNFAHIGGFIAGFLLGFVLLARPQFGWMERSELPHTNQPPKYKAYQYVLWVVALVLLLVGFILSLVMLFKGKNGNDGCHWCHYLNCVPTSKWKCDT; via the exons ATGGACGCGAACGGCGCGGAGaaggggcgggcggcggcggcgccggcggggccGGGGGCGTACGGGGGCTACGAGGGCGCCGGGGACCGCAAGTGGTGGCCCTGGCTCGTGCCCACCGTCATCGTCGCCTGCATCGCCGTCTTCGTCGTCGAGATGTGGGTCAACGACTGCCCCAAGCACGGCTCCGCGCTCGGCCCCGGACAGCCCTGCGTCGCGGGATTCCTCAGGCGATTCTCCTTCCAGCCGCTCCGCGAGAACCCGCTGCTCGGGCCCTCCTCAGCCAC TTTGGCGAAAATGGGAGCTCTTGACTGGAACAAAGTCGTCCATCAGAACCAGGGCTGGCGCCTCATTAGCTGCATCTGGCTCCACGCCGGCCTAATCCATTTGCTTGTCAACATGCTAAGCTTGCTGTTCATTGGGATTCGTCTTGAGCAGCAATTTGGGTTTG TTCGCATTGGTGCCATCTACCTAGTGTCTGGTTTCGGTGGCAGCGTGCTCTCTGCGCTGTTCCTGCGTAGTAACAATATCTCTGTTGGTgcatctggagctttatttgggcTGCTTGGGTCTATGCTTTCTGAGCTACTCATGAACTGGACAATTTATTCCAACAAG GTAGCAGCCATAGTAACTCTTCTGTTTATAATCGTGATCAACGTGGCAATCGGGATACTACCACATGCCGATAACTTTGCTCATATTGGTGGTTTCATCGCCGGCTTCCTTCTGGGTTTTGTTCTGTTGGCAAGGCCCCAATTTGGTTGGATGGAACGCAGTGAGTTGCCACATACTAATCAGCCTCCCAAGTACAAAGCATACCAATATGTTCTGTGGGTTGTGGCGCTCGTCTTGCTGCTTGTGGG GTTCATACTTTCGCTGGTGATGCTTTTCAAGGGCAAGAATGGGAACGATGGTTGCCACTGGTGCCACTATCTGAACTGTGTGCCGACGTCCAAGTGGAAGTGCGATACCTAG